In Synchiropus splendidus isolate RoL2022-P1 chromosome 7, RoL_Sspl_1.0, whole genome shotgun sequence, the genomic window TTCTCAGAGTTGGCTTCGTCCCACCGGCCCTCCTCCATCAGCCGCTGGTCCGGTCTCAAGCGGCTGTCGCTCAGCGCCACTCCCTCCTCCGGCTCATTGAGGGTGAGAGCCAGCGCGGAGAAGTGGTACATGTTCTCAGCGTTCTCCCTGCCAGGACAGCAGAGCTCACACCCTTCAGCCCAGCGCGACTGACCTGACGGGGCCACTTACGGGAGCGAGTACTTCTTCCACAAGAGCTTGGGGGGCAGCGTCTGGTAGACGGTCTTCTGCTTCCCCTCCGATCCACTTCCACCGCGGCTGCTGTGGACGATCTTGGCACTTTCCATTTTATCGTCCCACGTACCGGACAGGATGTAGTGAGCCTGCCGGCCGCCGTCGGCCACCACGCCCGTCacctggggggggggggagacaCACGTGTGCCTGATCCAAAACATGATTCTGGTTCCAACTGAAGGCAGTAGCACACGCCACACACCATGGATGTCATGCAGAgggaaatggatttttttttcacacccgCCCTTCGCCGTCATTGACAGTGAGGCGTTAAAGacgagcaacaacaacaacaacagccggAGGCTGAGGGGTCTGTCGCAGACTGCAGTCTCAGCCCTGAGCAGCGAGAGGCAGCACCACACAAccactgaaaagaaaagaaaaagaaggaggaaGCAAGACAGCACCGACCTTCCGAGGCACATCCCTGGAGAAATAGCTGTAGGGAGAGAACTTGAGCTGGCACGTCTCCTGGCTTCTGTGATTTACAATCTCAATGTCCCCCGACTGCAAAAAACAGAGATGAGGAATTCAAGTGAGTGTTGGGGTCACTGGGGTCAAAGCACGGTGTAGCTACTGATCATGACATCAGGGCTCAACACAGAGTGTCTGACCACGATACCAAGACGTGAGCGACGGACCTGGTCGATCCACAGCTTGCCCACGATAATGTTGTGCACCGTGGAGGTGACCTTCCTCCACACGTAGTGATTCCCACTGGAGTGGAACTGCAGGTGGATGGCACCTGCACACGAGGAGATTGACTTGAGAAGTGCGGAGGCCACCTTCCGTCCCCTGCACACTCAGCAGTGTCGTACCCAGAGGCATGATGGAGAGGTATTTTCCACGAAACTTGCTGGCAATGGTGATCTCCTGCCAGAGGGTCCAGCCTCGCTGGGAAATCACGTGATGAGCGGCGGCAGGAGGGTGGTGGCTGACCTGCCGGGAGCAACGGAGGCATCGTGAGGGTGGACAGAAGGAGAGGCGGCGCGCACGCCCTGACCTCACCTGCTCACACAGCGAGCGGTAGCCAAAGTCCTCCCGGCGGTCCAGCTCATAGGTCTCGCCCAGGAGCGGGTTGAAGGGCTTGGCCGTGCGGTGGACCGTGGTGGAGTAGGAGGAGACGGAGAAGGCAGCGACTAGGCACATCTGCTCCAGAGAGGAGTCACAACGCGCCGCCTTGTCCAGGAGCTCGTGATACTCCAGATCTTCGGTGAGACGCTGCAGCATCGACAGAGGCTCGTTGAAGTTTACCTGTCCAGACACAGACATCTTACGGTCATTTGAGCCCAGGCTGGAAGCCGTGGCCCTGTCGGTGCCACCGTGGCTGCTGCACCCACAGGCATGGGGATCTTGGAAAGCTCCTTCCCGATGCAGTTCTTCATGATGCTCCATAAATTGAGAGAATAGTTGGGCTTGTCTGGAACTCGAGTCCTGCGCTGCCTGCGAGGCGGCGGCTCCCTTCCTGACAGGTCATTGTAGGGCGGAGTCATCTGTGTTGGCATCAGCACGGGGCCGGTGTCGGTCCATGCCATGAAGAAAGGACAGGCACAAGAGAATCTGCTTCAGAAGAGTGTCGTCTCCACCAGAGCAGCGACGGGATGCTGCAGTCTCACATGCTGCtcctggttccagtcagtcGCGTGACTTCCGCTGGCTCCGCTCAGATGACTCTGCGAGCGCCTGACACAGGAGACAACACTCTTTTCATCAGTCAATATCCTCCAGCCAGCAAGTGAAGCCACAGCTGAAGCTCCAGCGTCTCCGCGTGTCATCTCATTAGCAAGTCGGCAAACTTGCAGCGGGACCGACAGCTTCATGCAACCAACCAGGATCCAGCAGAAGAGACCCCTGCTGGTCCCAGGTCCCGGTCCCGGAGCCACACTGACCTGTGCTGCGAGCTCTGGCTGGCCGTCACTGTGATGAAGGCAGGCGAGTCTTCCATGGCATCAAAATACTCcgtctcctcatcttcatcactcgCCTCTTCTTTCAGCGGCCTCTCACTGCCGTCTGAGCCCAACAGGACAAAAGTGCTATGAACCAGACCGGACCTCACCCTTCCAAGCACGAGCGCGGAGCTACGGCGAGCGAATACTCATTCATCCATTCCACATGAGAGTACGAGCACGCGGGCGTCAGAGGCGCCCAAAACCTAAGCATGCAAGAGCCAGGGGTCTGACCCTGGGTGGCGGTGGGTGCTTCTCTCCACGCTCGCTCCAGGCTGTTGTGTTGCTTCGCCAGCTGCTCTATGGTCTCCTCCAGGTGGGTCCGCTGCTCGCGCTCATACTGCAGAGCCCGCTGCCATCGGCGGCTGTGTGTCTCGGCCAAGTGCAGGAAGTCCCGACAGGCCTGAGGAAAGACGCCAACAAACACCATTCACACATCTGGCTAAGGACACTCGAGGCTGGGCTCCTTCATATCTTCATCAGGTCAAGTGTTTGGAGCAAGTAGCATTTTCAGCTTCAGAGGACTGAAAAAGTGAGCCGCTTCAGCCTCCAGGTGTTTAGAAAGTGATGCGATCACCGGTACAGGGAGCTGCAGAATAAGGCCTTGTTTGAAGGAGAGCGTCGTTTCTGCTGCTGCAAGAGGTTACTACAGATCACTCCGAGTCAGCAAGCTTCCTCTTGAGCACGCTCCACACAACATGAACCGGACAGCTTACACAACAGGAACGTCATGTGACTAACACACTCGGCCTCCCAGGGAACAGCGCTCAACCCCTTCTTTCCCAATTGGCTTCTCATAGTTTGCATTTGCTATTTTTGGCTGATGATATTCCCATAGTGAGCGTGGCAGCACATGCACTGTGCTCCAGGAAGCTCTTCACCTCCAGTGAAGCAGCTGATGTAAGCAGAGGTCTGGCTCAGCTGTCCAGGGGTCAGGCACGAGTGACCTCTGGAGCAGTAAAACAAGCCGACGCTTCAGCTAGTAAACAACCTTTATGgagggttttaaaaaaaacagcatgcaCGAGGCACATGTTTTATCAGGGTGGGACCAATGGCCGAGGCTTAGAAACGagtgttcatttcatttgagtCCGGGCTGCCACAAGTGAGGTAGCACTCAGAAAATAAAAGATAGCAAAAAGGACAAAAGTTGGCCAACAAGCTCATCAGAGGCTCCTGTGTCAAAGTTGGAAAGATGACGCGCCAGATCAGTCAACAACAAAAGGGTTTGTTGACGGACTCGAGCCACAGCACTCCTGTTAAGACCCATGTTCCCATGCGTCCTCTGGACCAGCAACAGTGAGGCTGAAGAGGTGACCCTGAACTCCTCTTGCCAAAAAGGGTTCCAACGATGACAAACACATGCGAACTCTGCCCCCGACATACTACACTACAATGGTCGTTTCACTGgatgaatacattcattcatcaagTCCAGCTCGTGTAATTATGACATTGTGCATCCAGCTGTAACAGCACCAGCACAATCCTGACCCAGTCAAGTCCATACTAAAACAAAAGCCTCCTCATCGCCAATGGCAACGCTGGGTGGCCGCACACAAGCATCTCTCAACAAACTCCCCTCTTACCTTCATCAGCAGTCCAACTTGAAGACTGTCAACCATAGCCTGGAGTCACGTTAAATTCGGAGGAGACACGTGACGTTGGTGAGCGCTTCCTCACTCTGGACCGTGATTCCAAAGTCAGCATAGTGGCAGTTCCACATTTTCCTGCTGAGTCCCCAGTCTGCACACAGGCTGCATGTGACGCTGGCGGGGGGTTAATAAAGGACACGCTCCTCGGTGAACTGAGCCTCGGAGTTCTGTCCGCAGAAATGATGGGAGTCCTGTCTTTCTTTCGTATTTGAGAGCTGAAGTCAGCGTCGAGTCCCAGCCTGTCAAAGTCGATGCTAACAAAGAGGGAGCGTCAGGGCTCCTGGGATCCATGGCACCGGAGAGTGGGTCAACAGATCCACTGCCTCACGGTGCGGCTGGAAATAGAAGTAGCATCAGGTAGCTGCCTTCTTACGAAGGAGCCGTTCAAATGACAGGTCCACACCACCACACAGGAGTACGAGAGCCAAAAGGCACACGCTGCTCATGTCAGTCCAGGAATGACAAGGGTTTGAGGCTGTTCACCACTAAATGGACCCCAGCTTGACCTTCTTCCTCAGCTCAGATGACGTATGGAGAGTATGGAGTTGTGCCCCACCCGCCCGGTCTGAACCTGGCTCACGAAGGCCGCGGTCAAACACGTCCAGGTCTCTGCAGCCTCATGTGTCCAAATGCTCTTCACTGGGGGACCAAAGGTTGCTGCAGGACAGCACTCAGGTTGCACCCAGGAACCCGGTCACTGCACAAGGCAACGTGCTCTATTCCAACGTCTCAAACAGGCTTCATAAAGCTGTAGAAAAAGTTTGTCACCGTGCCATTTCTCGCCTCATCATCACACCAGAACTCTGCATCTGAACATCTAGCCAAACGAATCCATGAATGCAGGCAGGACACATCTACAATAGCACTCCATACACTCAGGTGCCCAGcaacgcacacacgcacacacgcacacacacgcgcgcgcgcacacacacacacacacacacacacacacacacacacacacacacacacacacacacacacacacacacacacacacacacacacacacacacacacacacacacacacacacacacacacacacacacacacacacacacacacacacacacacacacacacacacacacacacacgctacaTCTGGAGGAGACAGAAGGAAAGACCACCAACCTGGGACGACTGTCGGGTCTAAGTCACAGCAAGTCTGTCCGTGCAGGACTAGTCCCAGCTCCTCgcccttccctccctcccacccACCCACCAACATATTTATATCACCCCTGCAAACTGACTCTCCCTCAACCCCTGTTCACCACTTGCAACTGTAAATCCCGGGCTATTTACCGCTGAGGAGACGACACTGAGCCAGACGCTGCAGACAAAAGCGCATTCTCTTGCTTGAAGCAGACAGGCGACCTGCATGCGCTGGATCCGGACGAGGTCACTTGAAATGTGATCTGACTGGTCTTCCTTCAGGTCCACAGACGGTAGCTGATATTTACAGCAGCGCAGGCCCACGTTCGCTGCTCTCCAGTTGCCATCTGGCTCTTTTTTCCTCCATGTTAGCAGGCAGGCCAGCACCACTCACTCCACGTGAGCCGAGATCAGACTCCAAGCGCCCACTTTTAAAGATCTCTTTTGAGGCGCCGCCATTACTCACCGACTCATACAAGTCAGATCGGTTGGGCCTCGTTCCGCGGTGAGCACAGATCAGGCAGAGAGAAGCCGCACGCCGATGCCTGCCGCTACTTACATTGATCATAGCATTTGAAGTGATGCGGAAGAGTGTCGCTCGCTCGTTCACGGCCTTGATCTTCTCGCCACCCTCCAGTGGAACTCGGAGAGCCTCGAGTTCGCTCAGGGAACGCTGCAGCGCCGCACCGTGCTTGGCGATCAAGTCATTGCAAGTGCTGAGGTCATCAAGTTTGCCAACAAGTATCTTTAGTGCTCCCTGAAGTTCAGTGCGCTCCGACTGAGACGTAGGCTCCTCGTCCCCGGAGTCATCTGAAGAGAGACAAAGCCATCAAATCAGGCAACCAAGTCACAGTTGTCCTCGTTCTTCAAGTAATGCATTCATTATCATGCATTCAGGGTGGAGACACATCTTCCCACCACAGACAATCTGAAAAGGATGAGTCAGCAAGGGCGACAATTCCAAAAAGTAAATGTCACATGTGTAGTTCTCACATATTTAAACCAACACCATGAGCAGTGAGAGTGTTTGCTGTCACAACTGCGCTTCCCTGGGAGTCAGCCACCAGAGGTTACTCCAGGTTACTGAGGAGAACAGGGCCTTCCATCAGACAAGATCAAATGACAAACACCATCTGTAAACAGGGATATAAATATTCACACAAGCATTCTGGAAACACAGAAACTTCTGGAGACAAGGTCTGCTAGCTTCAGGTCAAAGTTCTGCACTTGACATGTCAACAGGACTCTTTGTCTTCATACCAGCAGAGGACAAGACACCACAGACCAACGGAACAAGTCAAGCACATGTCACCTCGTATTGTTATCTTACGTTTGATGTATCCACATATTTCCTAAGACATTTTTCAGGACTGAAAACAACATTGCTATGAGGAATGAATTCAAaggaccagcaggtggcagagcgAGCCACGCTGCAGGTCGGAAAGAAGGCAGCGGCTCTGGCCAGGGCAAAACAGGCTCTCCGTGCCTGAGGACAGCAAAGACATGAAATGAAGGAAACCTCACGACCGACATTTGAATGGCACACACCACACCTGTTAACAGCTAGTCATAATCGATGGGTACGCATGCCGCGAGGCTCAAACTCCAATCGCACTCATCCTCCCAGCATTCCTGCCTGCTGCCACTGTCACAAGTGTCTGGGCTAGTAAGCGGCCTGCCTCTCTACACCAGAGCTTTGCTCCCATCAGCGGCCTGGCGGACACCAGTCTCAACATGCCCTCCGACGGGTTTGAGACGCAACGCTGACGCACCTAGTCCACTGTTCAGCAGTGTTGGGATGGAGGACTCCCAGTGTAGAAGTCGGCAGCACCAAATGCAGAGCCTCTTAACACGCAAGTCATGTTTCAAGGGCGGACATCCCCTCCCCCCGCCACAAACCGCCTCCAGAGAGAGGGTTCTCCATCGATCCAGTGACGAGCACGACTCCCTCGCGACAGCCTCAGACCACGTTGACAGAGCAATGGAAACAAGACTTCATCTTCAAAAGGGTCCTACTGGAAACAAAGGGCTCCATCTCAAGCGTCAGCCACTTCTCATGGTTGAAGACCTTGCAGCGAGCAGGCAATTGCCAGAGCAGGACTGGTCTACCTCCCTGTCAGGGCTCGTCGTCAGCTGGTCCCTAAGGGTGCGCTGTCAGATGAGAAGAGCCGAGCCAGGGGCTGATAAGGCGTAGCAGAGTGACGggaagagacacacacacacacacacacaccgaggcCAAGAAAAGGACTCCTCTTCCTTCCCGCTGCAAACCCATTGCAAAAGTGTGTCCACCTTCCCAGT contains:
- the osbp2b gene encoding oxysterol-binding protein 2 isoform X2, with product MPINLNDLKFSVRGPETVANYEEMNRERPRNVSLFTHDYKPFHCSSSTPSLNTVHAPSSSPSPSLWRVLLAPPTCTLAFSRGAVYSAFHRAGHSPLNAPTLCLCWFAPSSAADKKAQRLSYDSGDEEPTSQSERTELQGALKILVGKLDDLSTCNDLIAKHGAALQRSLSELEALRVPLEGGEKIKAVNERATLFRITSNAMINACRDFLHLAETHSRRWQRALQYEREQRTHLEETIEQLAKQHNSLERAWREAPTATQDGSERPLKEEASDEDEETEYFDAMEDSPAFITVTASQSSQHRRSQSHLSGASGSHATDWNQEQHMTPPYNDLSGREPPPRRQRRTRVPDKPNYSLNLWSIMKNCIGKELSKIPMPVNFNEPLSMLQRLTEDLEYHELLDKAARCDSSLEQMCLVAAFSVSSYSTTVHRTAKPFNPLLGETYELDRREDFGYRSLCEQVSHHPPAAAHHVISQRGWTLWQEITIASKFRGKYLSIMPLGAIHLQFHSSGNHYVWRKVTSTVHNIIVGKLWIDQSGDIEIVNHRSQETCQLKFSPYSYFSRDVPRKVTGVVADGGRQAHYILSGTWDDKMESAKIVHSSRGGSGSEGKQKTVYQTLPPKLLWKKYSLPENAENMYHFSALALTLNEPEEGVALSDSRLRPDQRLMEEGRWDEANSEKQRLEEKQRAVRRRREAEASEALDEECDYDPGREFEAYQPLWFQQRRNSVTGETSFVYKGGYWEAKERQDWGPCPDIF
- the osbp2b gene encoding oxysterol-binding protein 2 isoform X3; this translates as MSELGKGSASCSSSAAPGSDSHRGWLFKWTNYLKGYQRRWFVLSNGLLSYYRTQAEMAHTCRGTINLATAHIDTEDACNIVLSSGGRTYHLKASTEVERQRWVTALELAKAKAIRMMNEQSDDSGDEEPTSQSERTELQGALKILVGKLDDLSTCNDLIAKHGAALQRSLSELEALRVPLEGGEKIKAVNERATLFRITSNAMINACRDFLHLAETHSRRWQRALQYEREQRTHLEETIEQLAKQHNSLERAWREAPTATQDGSERPLKEEASDEDEETEYFDAMEDSPAFITVTASQSSQHRRSQSHLSGASGSHATDWNQEQHMTPPYNDLSGREPPPRRQRRTRVPDKPNYSLNLWSIMKNCIGKELSKIPMPVNFNEPLSMLQRLTEDLEYHELLDKAARCDSSLEQMCLVAAFSVSSYSTTVHRTAKPFNPLLGETYELDRREDFGYRSLCEQVSHHPPAAAHHVISQRGWTLWQEITIASKFRGKYLSIMPLGAIHLQFHSSGNHYVWRKVTSTVHNIIVGKLWIDQSGDIEIVNHRSQETCQLKFSPYSYFSRDVPRKVTGVVADGGRQAHYILSGTWDDKMESAKIVHSSRGGSGSEGKQKTVYQTLPPKLLWKKYSLPENAENMYHFSALALTLNEPEEGVALSDSRLRPDQRLMEEGRWDEANSEKQRLEEKQRAVRRRREAEASEALDEGREFEAYQPLWFQQRRNSVTGETSFVYKGGYWEAKERQDWGPCPDIF
- the osbp2b gene encoding oxysterol-binding protein 2 isoform X4, whose protein sequence is MAHTCRGTINLATAHIDTEDACNIVLSSGGRTYHLKASTEVERQRWVTALELAKAKAIRMMNEQSDDSGDEEPTSQSERTELQGALKILVGKLDDLSTCNDLIAKHGAALQRSLSELEALRVPLEGGEKIKAVNERATLFRITSNAMINACRDFLHLAETHSRRWQRALQYEREQRTHLEETIEQLAKQHNSLERAWREAPTATQDGSERPLKEEASDEDEETEYFDAMEDSPAFITVTASQSSQHRRSQSHLSGASGSHATDWNQEQHMTPPYNDLSGREPPPRRQRRTRVPDKPNYSLNLWSIMKNCIGKELSKIPMPVNFNEPLSMLQRLTEDLEYHELLDKAARCDSSLEQMCLVAAFSVSSYSTTVHRTAKPFNPLLGETYELDRREDFGYRSLCEQVSHHPPAAAHHVISQRGWTLWQEITIASKFRGKYLSIMPLGAIHLQFHSSGNHYVWRKVTSTVHNIIVGKLWIDQSGDIEIVNHRSQETCQLKFSPYSYFSRDVPRKVTGVVADGGRQAHYILSGTWDDKMESAKIVHSSRGGSGSEGKQKTVYQTLPPKLLWKKYSLPENAENMYHFSALALTLNEPEEGVALSDSRLRPDQRLMEEGRWDEANSEKQRLEEKQRAVRRRREAEASEALDEECDYDPGREFEAYQPLWFQQRRNSVTGETSFVYKGGYWEAKERQDWGPCPDIF
- the osbp2b gene encoding oxysterol-binding protein 2 isoform X6, giving the protein MSELGKGSASCSSSAAPGSDSHRGWLFKWTNYLKGYQRRWFVLSNGLLSYYRTQAEMAHTCRGTINLATAHIDTEDACNIVLSSGGRTYHLKASTEVERQRWVTALELAKAKAIRMMNEQSDDSGDEEPTSQSERTELQGALKILVGKLDDLSTCNDLIAKHGAALQRSLSELEALRVPLEGGEKIKAVNERATLFRITSNAMINACRDFLHLAETHSRRWQRALQYEREQRTHLEETIEQLAKQHNSLERAWREAPTATQGQTPGSCMLSTFVLLGSDGSERPLKEEASDEDEETEYFDAMEDSPAFITVTASQSSQHRRSQSHLSGASGSHATDWNQEQHMTPPYNDLSGREPPPRRQRRTRVPDKPNYSLNLWSIMKNCIGKELSKIPMPVNFNEPLSMLQRLTEDLEYHELLDKAARCDSSLEQMCLVAAFSVSSYSTTVHRTAKPFNPLLGETYELDRREDFGYRSLCEQVSHHPPAAAHHVISQRGWTLWQEITIASKFRGKYLSIMPLGAIHLQFHSSGNHYVWRKVTSTVHNIIVGKLWIDQSGDIEIVNHRSQETCQLKFSPYSYFSRDVPRKVTGVVADGGRQAHYILSGTWDDKMESAKIVHSSRGGSGSEGKQKTVYQTLPPKLLWKKYSLPENAENMYHFSALALTLNEPEEGVALSDSRLRPDQRLMEEGRWDEANSEKQRLEEKQRAVRRRREAEASEALDEGREFEAYQPLWFQQRRNSVTGETSFVYKGGYWEAKERQDWGPCPDIF
- the osbp2b gene encoding oxysterol-binding protein 2 isoform X1, which gives rise to MSELGKGSASCSSSAAPGSDSHRGWLFKWTNYLKGYQRRWFVLSNGLLSYYRTQAEMAHTCRGTINLATAHIDTEDACNIVLSSGGRTYHLKASTEVERQRWVTALELAKAKAIRMMNEQSDDSGDEEPTSQSERTELQGALKILVGKLDDLSTCNDLIAKHGAALQRSLSELEALRVPLEGGEKIKAVNERATLFRITSNAMINACRDFLHLAETHSRRWQRALQYEREQRTHLEETIEQLAKQHNSLERAWREAPTATQDGSERPLKEEASDEDEETEYFDAMEDSPAFITVTASQSSQHRRSQSHLSGASGSHATDWNQEQHMTPPYNDLSGREPPPRRQRRTRVPDKPNYSLNLWSIMKNCIGKELSKIPMPVNFNEPLSMLQRLTEDLEYHELLDKAARCDSSLEQMCLVAAFSVSSYSTTVHRTAKPFNPLLGETYELDRREDFGYRSLCEQVSHHPPAAAHHVISQRGWTLWQEITIASKFRGKYLSIMPLGAIHLQFHSSGNHYVWRKVTSTVHNIIVGKLWIDQSGDIEIVNHRSQETCQLKFSPYSYFSRDVPRKVTGVVADGGRQAHYILSGTWDDKMESAKIVHSSRGGSGSEGKQKTVYQTLPPKLLWKKYSLPENAENMYHFSALALTLNEPEEGVALSDSRLRPDQRLMEEGRWDEANSEKQRLEEKQRAVRRRREAEASEALDEECDYDPGREFEAYQPLWFQQRRNSVTGETSFVYKGGYWEAKERQDWGPCPDIF
- the osbp2b gene encoding oxysterol-binding protein 2 isoform X5, producing the protein MSELGKGSASCSSSAAPGSDSHRGWLFKWTNYLKGYQRRWFVLSNGLLSYYRTQAEMAHTCRGTINLATAHIDTEDACNIVLSSGGRTYHLKASTEVERQRWVTALELAKAKAIRMMNEQSDDSGDEEPTSQSERTELQGALKILVGKLDDLSTCNDLIAKHGAALQRSLSELEALRVPLEGGEKIKAVNERATLFRITSNAMINACRDFLHLAETHSRRWQRALQYEREQRTHLEETIEQLAKQHNSLERAWREAPTATQGQTPGSCMLRFWAPLTPACSERPLKEEASDEDEETEYFDAMEDSPAFITVTASQSSQHRRSQSHLSGASGSHATDWNQEQHMTPPYNDLSGREPPPRRQRRTRVPDKPNYSLNLWSIMKNCIGKELSKIPMPVNFNEPLSMLQRLTEDLEYHELLDKAARCDSSLEQMCLVAAFSVSSYSTTVHRTAKPFNPLLGETYELDRREDFGYRSLCEQVSHHPPAAAHHVISQRGWTLWQEITIASKFRGKYLSIMPLGAIHLQFHSSGNHYVWRKVTSTVHNIIVGKLWIDQSGDIEIVNHRSQETCQLKFSPYSYFSRDVPRKVTGVVADGGRQAHYILSGTWDDKMESAKIVHSSRGGSGSEGKQKTVYQTLPPKLLWKKYSLPENAENMYHFSALALTLNEPEEGVALSDSRLRPDQRLMEEGRWDEANSEKQRLEEKQRAVRRRREAEASEALDEECDYDPGREFEAYQPLWFQQRRNSVTGETSFVYKGGYWEAKERQDWGPCPDIF